A genomic stretch from Setaria italica strain Yugu1 chromosome VII, Setaria_italica_v2.0, whole genome shotgun sequence includes:
- the LOC111257934 gene encoding putative nuclease HARBI1: protein MDPLFRYVHPKLHQFSPYFDGCIGAIDGTHIPVSVPEHAHDDFINRKGFTSQNVLAVCDMGMRFTFVATGKKGVVHDTAVLREALNKAEHFPHPPQGKYYLVDSGYPLREGYMAPYRKGRYHLSEFNAKGPENLNEIFNYHHSCLRNVVERSFGVLKNKWQILRGIPLYNMEKQSKIIVACFALHNFALDNNEPGMVGADMFAHGTYLSRTSDENDPASDWFAATANDDISKVRDWIAAGLYGLT from the exons ATGGATCCACTGTTCAGGTATGTGCATCCTAAGCTGCATCAATTCTCACCATATTTTGATGGGtgcataggagctatagatggaaCCCACATTCCGGTGTCAGTCCCTGAGCACGCACATGATGATTTTATCAATAGAAAGGGGTTCACCAGCCAGAATGTCTTAGCTGTTTGTGACATGGGCATGaggttcacatttgtcgctACGGGGAAGAAGGGTGTTGTGCATGACACTGCTGTTTTGAGGGAGGCTTTAAACAAAGCTGAGCATTTCCCTCACCCACCCCAAG GAAAGTACTATTTGGTGGATTCTGGTTACCCACTGCGTGAGGGTTATATGGCGCCATATCGCAAGGGCAGGTACCATTTATCGGAGTTTAATGCCAAAGGTCCTGAGAATTTGAATGAAATTTTTAACTACCATCATTCGTGCCTTCGGAATGTTGTGGAACGATCTTTTGGAGTGCTAAAGAATAAGTGGCAGATTCTAAGAGGTATACCGTTATATAATATGGAGAAGCAATCAAAGATTATTGTTGCGTGCTTTGCGCTACACAATTTTGCATTGGACAACAACGAACCGGGAATGGTTGGTGCTGACATGTTTGCTCATGGGACCTACCTGAGTAGGACAAGTGATGAAAATGATCCTGCATCAGATTGGTTTGCCGCTACTGCCAACGATGATATTAGTAAAGTTCGTGATTGGATTGCAGCAGGACTTTATGGGTTGACATGA
- the LOC101757233 gene encoding uncharacterized protein LOC101757233 — MVVQEFTVDLNKPLVFQKLPQAAALANSSTSSWSPHEAPRYLLRTTPARRKHNEMDAGRANWDDNTTKIFLDLCIDEKNKLNYNKRGLTKDWRKLKDKSGTGWNNNTHTIDCDDEWWAARIEENEANKHFRGKAFPFYDELTTLFGTTDTEGGPMLCVGGIGDRTPSCGSEDTPDPMADENVDWLEDTVGRSSVGRVSQRSGKEHVVNSPPPKRTKSMEYYGERISESMIQRTMNERNLISREEEEVTEMLHLVEQDGVPNGSELYFIATELFRSPARRASYRSITASENRIAWLRWTWDNVKRK, encoded by the exons ATGGTTGTCCAGGAGTTCACTGTTGATCTGAACAAGCCTCTTGTTTTCCAG AAACTTCCACAGGCGGCAGCACTGGCAAACTCCTCTACATCGTCATGGTCTCCACATGAAGCCCCTCGGTACCTGCTTCGTACAACTCCTGCAAGACGTAAGCACAACGAG ATGGATGCAGGTCGTGCCAACTGGGATGATAACACTACAAAAATATTCCTAGACCTCTGCATTGATGAGAAGAACAAGCTCAACTACAATAAAAGGGGCCTAACCAAG GATTGGAGGAAACTGAAGGACAAGAGTGGTACCGGGTGGAACAACAATACCCACACCATTGATTGTGATGATGAATGGTGGGCAGCCCGAATTGAG GAGAACGAGGCAAACAAACATTTCCGTGGCAAGGCGTTTCCATTCTATGATGAGTTAACCACTCTTTTCGGGACAACGGACACTGAAGGCGGTCCAATGTTGTGTGTTGGTGGAATTGGAGATAGAACACCAAGCTGTGGAAGTGAAGACACCCCTGACCCAATGGCGGATGAAAATGTTGACTGGTTGGAGGACACTGTTGGACGGTCTAGTGTGGGTCGTGTGTCGCAAAGGTCAGGAAAGGAGCATGTTGTTAATAGCCCACCACCCAAGAGAACTAAGAGCATGGAGTACTATGGCGAGCGTATATCTGAGAGCATGATTCAAAGGACTATGAATGAAAGAAATCTAATCAGccgtgaggaagaggaggttacGGAAATGCTGCACCTTGTAGAACAAGATGGTGTACCGAATGGGTCTGAGTTGTACTTCATAGCTACTGAGCTGTTTAGATCGCCAGCTCGACGTGCATCTTATAGGAGCATTACCGCTTCAGAGAACCGGATTGCATGGCTCCGATGGACTTGGGATAATGTCAAAAGGAAGTAA
- the LOC101757623 gene encoding E3 ubiquitin-protein ligase RHA2A, with amino-acid sequence MSDLISYISKMLCIKARSEATPAGGEDGGGCAAEECRVCLSRIRVGEATRRLPCRHVFHRDCVDRWLLSCKRTCPLCRVYVADENRHPVAVKHTGREALADDLVIWFSTVLVPGF; translated from the coding sequence ATGAGCGACCTCATTTCCTACATCTCCAAGATGTTGTGTATCAAGGCAAGGTCCGAGGCAacaccggccggcggcgaggacggcggcggttgCGCGGCGGAAGAGTGCCGCGTCTGCCTGTCGAGGATCCGCGTCGGCGAGGCCACCCGCCGGCTGCCGTGCCGGCATGTTTTCCACCGGGACTGCGTCGACCGCTGGCTGCTGTCCTGCAAGCGAACCTGCCCGCTCTGCCGGGTTTACGTGGCCGACGAGAACAGGCATCCGGTGGCGGTGAAGCACACTGGCCGTGAAGCACTCGCCGACGACCTGGTGATCTGGTTCTCCACCGTGCTCGTCCCCGGTTTCTGA